A segment of the Flavobacteriales bacterium genome:
CCTCACCAATGTGCAGGGCTTCCGGAAGGACAGCACGCGCTATTACTACGTGCTCACCACCAAGCTCTTCCGCGACCGGCTGCTCAGCGTGCGTGAGGACGATGCGCTCTTGAGCGCGGACCCGATCCTATCGTATGAGTTCGGCGCGGACAAAGGCGATGCTTCGGCTTACGCCGATACCAATCGTTACTACTTCAACACGCGGGGTTTCCTGGTGCGCGGAGATATCGGGCCGAAGGTCTCATTCTATACCATGTTCCATGAGAACCTGGGGCGCGTGCCGCAATACCTCTATCGCCGCGCGCTTGAGACCGGCGTTCTGCCAGGCCAGGGCCGCGTGAAGCTGGTGGATGGCAACCGCTTCGATTATGGATGGAGCCAGGGCGTGCTCAGCTACAGCCCCAGCGCGTGGCTGAATGTGCAGGCTGGCCAAGGCAAGCACTTCGTTGGGCACGGTTACCGCAGCGTGCTGCTCAGCGATAACGCGATCAGCTCGCCTTTCCTGAAATTCAGCCTGCTCAGCCCGAACAAGCGCTGGCAGTACACCTGGTGGTACACCAAGCTCATGCACGGCGTCACCCAGGATGACCGTCTGGCCGGCGGCGCCAGCAGCGAGAACCTCTTCCATTGGATGCGCGGCGCATTCCATCACCTCTCCGTTGACCTGGGACGCGTGCAGCTCGGCTTCTTCGAGGCCACGCTCTTCCGCAGCATCACCGATCGCGTGGAGCCCCTTGACCCTCTCGCGCTCAATCCGGTCATCGGCGTGAACACGGCCGCGAAAGGATTCGATGGCGCCGCCAATTGCCTCGTGGGCACCGACCTGCGCCTGAAGATCACCGACCGCGCATATGCTTACGGCCAATTCGCCACCGATGGCCCGGGCCGCCTAGCGTGGCAGGCTGGTGCGCGCGCCTTTGATGTGGGCCTTCGCGGGCTCCATTTGCAAGCCGAGTACAATACCGCCTCGCCCTTCATGTATATGGGCCAGCGACGCCGGGAGGCGTACATGCATGCCGGTCAGCCCTTGGCCAATCCGTTGGGCACCGCATACGGCGAAGCGGTGGGCATCGTTGAAATGAACTACAAGCGCTGGATGCTGCGTGGCCAGGTGAACATGAGCCAATGGCAACGGGACCCCTCCGATTCCTTGAACCTCGGCACCGACCTGGACAAACCCGACATCGGCAGCCCCGATGAAGGTGAAGCGCGCTCCTTCAGCCTCACCTTCATCGATGCCAGCCTGCAATGGCTCGTGAATCCCAACACCAATGCGCGGCTGGTGGGCGGCATCATGCGCCGCGACCTGCCGGGTGGGGCCGACATCATACAGAGCAGCTACTGGTACATCGGGTTCCGCACCTTCCTCTTCAACCGGTATTACGACCTTTGACGACCGCGTGAACCCCCATCAGCAGATCCTGGTCTTCAGCGCGCTCACCGCTTTCACGGTGGTGCTGCTCACCATGCCCTCGCTGATCAAGGTGGCGCGCATGAAGCACCTGGTGGACGAGCCTGGCGAGAACCGCAAGCTTCATCAACGCAGCGTGCCCACCATCGGGGGCATCATCATCTTCGCCGCCATCATCTTCAGCTACGCGCTCTGGTTCCCGCGCGGAGAGGTGCTGGGGCTCAACGATGCGGGGTACCGGGTGCTCTATGATCTGATGGTCGCCGCGTACAGCGACTTCAAGCATGTGATCGCGGCCATGGTGCTGCTCTTCTTCATCGGGGTGAAGGATGACATCATCGGCTTCTCCCCTGTGAAGAAGCTGTTAGGCCACATGATCGTTGGCTACATCCTGGTGGTCATGGCCGGCATCCGGATCACGGACATGCACGGCGTTCTCGGCTTCTATGAGCTTCCCGCCTCGGTGAGCATCGCCTTCTCCTTCTTCGTGTACGTGGTGGTCGTGAACGCCATGAACCTGATCGACGGCGTTGACGGATTAGCCGGCGGCGTGGGTCTGATCGCAGCGTTGGCCTATGGAACGTGGCTCTACCTCGCCGGTGATGTAGCCTTGGCGCTCCTGGCCTTCGTGCTCGCCGGTGCGCTGGCCGCCTTCCTCGTCTTCAACCTGCACCCTGCGCGCGTGTTCATGGGAGACAGCGGATCGCTGATCATCGGCGCCATCCTGGCCGTACTGGCCATGAAGGTGGTTGACCACGACACGGCCAAGCTTCCGCTGAAGCTGCAGCAATTGCCCACCCCGATCTTCGCCATGAGCGTCCTCGCCTATCCATTGGTGGACACCTTGCGCGTATTCGTGGTGCGCATGGCCCGCGGCAATTCTCCGTTCGCCGCCGACCGAAACCATATCCACCACCGCCTGCTCGCCCTGGGCCTGGGCCATCGCGGCACCACGCTCGCCATCTACCTGTATGCACTGGCGATCCTCGCCCTCAGCCTGGTCACGCGCAAATGGCACCCGAACATCGGCCTCATGGTGCTGGGCGTAACAGCCCTTGCGCTGGCACTGCTGCCATTCGCCTGGCCCAAGCCGAACAAGGCATGAGGTGGATCGCAGCCGTGCAGGCCATGTTGCTTACGTGCGCTTGCATGGCCCAGGCGGGCTGGCTGCCCGTGAGCCGCGAAGCGGAGCGGCCCTATGCCACTGCGCTGGCCCGTTGGAAAACCGATGCGCATACGGCCATCAGGCCATACCGGGTGCGTGATATCCGCCTCGTTGACCCGCACGATACGTTGCGCCCGAGCGCCGCATTGCCCATGCTCGACCGATGGGCCGGTGCCCGCAACGGCAGGCATTTCCGTTGGGGGCCGCTGCTCGATCTGCAAGGCGGTGCAGGCTTGGACACTGCGATGAGGAGCACCCATCGGCTGGGTGGCGGCGCTTGGCTCGAGAGCGACATCGGTGAGCGCTTCACGCTGCATGTGAGCGGACAGCTCTGGAGCGAGCGCTTCCCCGTCTACCTCGACAGCCTCGCACGCGCCACGCAGATGAGCGCGGGCGAAGGCTACGCGCATCCGGAGGGCAATGCGTTCATGCATGGCGATTGGAACGCGTACGCGAGCTGGGACCCGGGCAAGCACTTCAACTTCACCCTGGGGCGCGGCAAGAACTTCATCGGCGAAGGGCATCGTTCGCTCTTCCTCAGCGATGAGGCCAGCGCCTATCCGTACCTGCGCATCACCACCTCGGTCTGGCGCGCCAAGTACGTGAACCTGTTCACCATGATGAACGACATCCGCGGCGCGCAGGGCGATCCGTCTCGCTTCCAACGGAAGTACGCGAGCATGCACTACCTCAGCGTGAATGCCAGCCGCCGCATCAACCTCGCGCTCTTCGAGGCCATCGTCTGGAGCCAGGGCGACAGCCTGTACCCGCGCGGCTTCGAAATGAGCTACCTGAACCCGGTGATCTTCTACCGCCCGGTGGAATTCGCGCAGGGTTCACCGGACAATGCGCTGCTGGGCTTCGCGGCAAGCGTGAAGGCCGGCCGCCACACCCTGTTCTACGCCCAAGTGATGCTCGATGAGTTCCTGTTGCGCGAAGTGCGTGCGGGCGACGGCTGGTACGCGAACAAGCAGGCGCTGCAGGCCGGCGCGGTGGCGCGCGACGCATTCAAGGTGAGCGGCCTGACCCTGCGCGGCGAATGGAACTTCGTTCGGCCCTTCATGTACACGCACAGCGACACCCGCCAGAACTATGCGCACGCCGGGCAGCCGTTGGCCCATCCTTACGGCTCGAACTTCCAGGAAGCGTTAGGGCACATCGAATGGTCGCGCGGCCGCATGCTCTATGCCCTTCGCGGCAGCATGGCCTGGCTCGGAAGCGACACCACCGATAGCTGGGGCAGCAACATCTTCCGGCCGGAGAGCGACCGGCAGAACCTGCCCAACTTCGGCTACCGCAACTACAATTACCGCATAGGCGAAGCCATTGAATACACGCTCTTCCATGGCGAAATGCGTGCGGGCTGGCTGATCGACCCCGTCAGCGCAACGCGCCTCGAGGCCAGCTGGATATCCAGGTCACGCATGACCGAGGCCGGTTCGCCTGAATGGCAGCACGCCTTCCGCATCGGCATCAGTTGCTGGTTCCGGGAGCGGCATGCCGAGCAGGAGCCCCGCTATGTGCTCAATTGACGATCACGCACGATCGCCATGCGCGCGGTTGAGCGCGCGTTCGTGGAACGTGATGGTGAGCAGCAGGAAGAAGAGCAGGTAGATGCTGTCTTCCAAAGGAATGGTGCCCAGGCGGATGCCAAGGTTCTCCGCATCGTTGTACCAGACGATGGGCTCCGGCAACAGCCACCCGGTAAGACTCCATTCACCAGGAAGAACGGGACAAGGCTCAACGCATAACCGACGAAGAAGCGGCCCAGGTAGGCGCTGCGCAGCACCAGCGCATGGAGCGCGAGCATGGCAGAAGCGCTGATGAAGGTGATGGCCGTGTAGAGCCGGTCTAGGTTCATCAGGCCGATGATCAATAGCGCGATGGCCATCACCATGGCCAGCGGGCCGGCGATGCGGCCGAGAACATCCTTGCGCAAGGCATAACGCATGACCTCATACAGGTACACGCAGGCATAGGGTACGCACACGAAGAAGAGCCACTCCTCGATCGGCAAGCCGAGGAAACGCACGCCGATCGTGTACCGGTCGCTGAAGCCCCAAACGCCTTGCGCGGTGAAGGCCGCATCCCATGCCACGAAAACGACCATCATCACCCCGATGCCGGTGAACAGGCCGCGCCACTTGCGCCAATAGGCGATGCGTGGCTCGAAGCTCGCGGCCAACGGGAACGCGATGCTGAAGAGATCCAAGGCGAGGTAGTAATAGCGTTCCATTGGCCGCAAAGCAACACGCTGCGGCCGGAAAAGTGCGGAGGCGGCGCATGGCGCCGCCTCCGCACTCTGGCATGCATGCGTTCACTGCTTCACGAACCGTGCGGTCACAGGTCCTTGGGCGGTCATGATCCGGACAGTGTACGCGCCAGAAGCGAGCGCCGCGGTATTCAGCATGACCGTGTCATCCAGAAGCGTGGCCTCAACGGGATGCTCACGGCCTGCCGCATCGATGATGCTAACAGGTGCTTTGCCGACGCCCTGCAATCCGCTGATCCGCACTTGCTCCCGCGCGGGGTTCGGCGATACGAGGATCGCTTGTCCCGCCACGGATGAAGAAATGCCGGTGCTCAGACCAAGCACAGCCAAATGAGGAAGCCAATTGGTGAAGGCGCCGCCGATCACGAGTTCATCATCATGCACGACCGCAGCGTGCACGGCGGCCTCAGGCGCGGCGAGCTCAGCCACCGCATCAATCCCATTCCACCGGCCCACGTTGTACCCAAACAGCATCATGCTGCTCGAGATCCCGAACTCGCCCACGAAGTAGATGCCGCCCTCGTGATGCACAATGCGCTCGATGCGCGGGACACCCAAGGTCGGGAACATGTAGTTCGCAAGGCCCGGCATCATCTGTTCCCACGAAGGGGCCCCGGCAGCCATACGCGCCATCCCGAATACAGGCGCTATGTTCACGAACAGGTCGCCTGCGGCATGCAGCACGCCATCCACGCTGAGCAGGTCGCGCACGGTAGCGTTCAGTCCGTCGGCGAGCTGGCTCCATTCATTGCCCTCAAGCTCCGCCACATGCGATAAGGCCGGTAGCGGGTCATAGGCGAATCCCGTGAATGCGCCGGCTGCCACCAAGCGGCCGGCGTGCGTATCGAGCGCGTGCACGGTGCCATTCAACGCGCTGCCTACCGGCTGCCATAGCCCGCTTTCCAATCGCGCCACATGGTCCGTGCTCCCGGCGAATCCGGAAATGGTGCCTGCTGCGTGCAACTCGCCGCTATGCACGTGCAGAGCGGTCACCACCGGATACTTGCCATCGAATACCGTCTGGAAGGTCCAGTTCGCGCCATCCCAACGCGCCAGATCGTTGGGCCCATTCAGCATGGCTCCACCGATATAGAGGTCGCCCTCGAACTCCACTGCGCAATTCACGGTGCCCTGAAGGCCACTGCCTAGTGCAACGAAGGTGGTCCCATTCCATACCGCAACGTGGTTCGCAGCGGTTCCGCCGGCATCGGTGAACGCGCCTGCAACCAGCAAGTGGCCATTCGCCAGGTTCTCCAGCACTGTGACGTCGCCATTCGCCCCGCCGCCAAAGGGCTGCCATGGCAATGACGGCGGATAACCCGGTTGTATCCACGCGAGCTCGTCGGCCGTGAAGCCGTGCACGCTGGCCCATTCGGCAACAGGCGTCGCGAATCGCGGATCCGTGATGATCTCGTGCACATAGCCCAGATTGAAGCCGGTGCTGATGGCCTTTGCCAGGTCGCTGTGGCCGCTCTCGATCATGAGCCAGCCGACGGCGCATGCAGTGCCGAAAGGATCGATGAAGACCGGATTGCGCTTCGCCATCACCAGATTCTGCGGGAAGCGACGGCCTTCGGCATAAGCCCCTAA
Coding sequences within it:
- a CDS encoding undecaprenyl/decaprenyl-phosphate alpha-N-acetylglucosaminyl 1-phosphate transferase, encoding MNPHQQILVFSALTAFTVVLLTMPSLIKVARMKHLVDEPGENRKLHQRSVPTIGGIIIFAAIIFSYALWFPRGEVLGLNDAGYRVLYDLMVAAYSDFKHVIAAMVLLFFIGVKDDIIGFSPVKKLLGHMIVGYILVVMAGIRITDMHGVLGFYELPASVSIAFSFFVYVVVVNAMNLIDGVDGLAGGVGLIAALAYGTWLYLAGDVALALLAFVLAGALAAFLVFNLHPARVFMGDSGSLIIGAILAVLAMKVVDHDTAKLPLKLQQLPTPIFAMSVLAYPLVDTLRVFVVRMARGNSPFAADRNHIHHRLLALGLGHRGTTLAIYLYALAILALSLVTRKWHPNIGLMVLGVTALALALLPFAWPKPNKA
- a CDS encoding T9SS type A sorting domain-containing protein, whose translation is MKNAFTLFLGFALCQAASAALPPFASAPLNEHLREVNAQWVKQDPAPDGGFTTAAFAHESERIQRHLVMVRERLLLRSTISLTDGQRANRAHLLNRLGAYAEGRRFPQNLVMAKRNPVFIDPFGTACAVGWLMIESGHSDLAKAISTGFNLGYVHEIITDPRFATPVAEWASVHGFTADELAWIQPGYPPSLPWQPFGGGANGDVTVLENLANGHLLVAGAFTDAGGTAANHVAVWNGTTFVALGSGLQGTVNCAVEFEGDLYIGGAMLNGPNDLARWDGANWTFQTVFDGKYPVVTALHVHSGELHAAGTISGFAGSTDHVARLESGLWQPVGSALNGTVHALDTHAGRLVAAGAFTGFAYDPLPALSHVAELEGNEWSQLADGLNATVRDLLSVDGVLHAAGDLFVNIAPVFGMARMAAGAPSWEQMMPGLANYMFPTLGVPRIERIVHHEGGIYFVGEFGISSSMMLFGYNVGRWNGIDAVAELAAPEAAVHAAVVHDDELVIGGAFTNWLPHLAVLGLSTGISSSVAGQAILVSPNPAREQVRISGLQGVGKAPVSIIDAAGREHPVEATLLDDTVMLNTAALASGAYTVRIMTAQGPVTARFVKQ